The Medicago truncatula cultivar Jemalong A17 chromosome 4, MtrunA17r5.0-ANR, whole genome shotgun sequence genome includes a region encoding these proteins:
- the LOC25493303 gene encoding vacuolar iron transporter homolog 4, translated as MKRLCFLHATLSSFSFNLGILRFLYFMASLGNHNNNEVNDIEAKQNQTQDTEENNIDYSKRAQWLRAALLGANDGLVSITSLILGVGAVHEDIKTMLLAGFAGLIAGACSMGIGEFVSVYTQFDIMVAQMKRENKINSTFVEEEKQLLPNPFQAAIASAIAFSFGATVPLLGAALVRDYKIRLFVVVGMASFALLVFGGVGAILGKTSVKMSCVRVVVGGWMAMAITFGLTKFVGYSSL; from the coding sequence ATGAAGAGACTGTGTTTTCTACATGCAACCCTTTCCTCATTTTCCTTTAATCTTGGTATCTTAAGATTTTTGTACTTCATGGCTTCTCTTGGTAACCATAATAACAATGAAGTTAATGACATAGAAGCAAAGCAAAACCAAACTCAAGACACTGAAGAAAACAACATTGACTATTCCAAAAGAGCACAATGGCTAAGAGCTGCTTTGTTAGGAGCCAATGATGGTTTGGTATCAATAACATCATTGATATTAGGTGTTGGAGCTGTGCATGAAGACATCAAAACAATGCTTCTAGCTGGATTTGCAGGACTAATTGCAGGAGCATGTAGTATGGGAATTGGAGAGTTTGTATCAGTGTACACTCAGTTTGACATAATGGTAGCtcaaatgaaaagagagaacaaAATCAACAGCACTTTTGTTGAAGAGGAAAAGCAGCTACTACCAAATCCTTTTCAAGCTGCTATTGCATCAGCAATTGCATTTTCATTTGGTGCTACTGTTCCATTGTTAGGAGCAGCATTGGTAAGGGACTATAAGATAaggttgtttgttgttgttggtatgGCTAGTTTTGCATTGTTGGTGTTTGGTGGTGTAGGAGCAATACTTGGTAAAACATCAGTGAAAATGTCTTGTGTTAGAGTGGTGGTTGGAGGTTGGATGGCTATGGCTATTACCTTTGGCTTAACCAAATTCGTTGGCTATAGTTCACTTTGA
- the LOC25493304 gene encoding vacuolar iron transporter homolog 4, which produces MASQLGPKTIGTSPNNFVVEIPIHANSSLKVEKESNNIDYFQRAQWLRAAMLGANDGLITVASLMIGVGAIKEDIKVMLLAGFAGLVAGACSMAIGEFVSVYTQYDIEIAQIKREREANNNNNDDESSEREKLPNPFQAALASALAFSIGAVMPLLAAAFIKNHKTRMGVVAAVVSFALLVFGGVGALVGKTPLMRSCVRVLIGGWMAMAITFGFTKLIGNTGL; this is translated from the coding sequence ATGGCCTCACAACTTGGACCAAAAACTATTGGAACCTCACCAAACAATTTCGTGGTTGAGATCCCTATCCATGCTAATAGTTCTCTCAAAGTTGAAAAAGAGAGCAACAACATTGATTACTTTCAAAGGGCACAATGGCTTAGAGCAGCCATGTTAGGAGCCAATGATGGACTAATCACCGTTGCATCGTTGATGATTGGTGTTGGAGCTATAAAAGAAGACATCAAAGTAATGCTCCTAGCTGGTTTCGCTGGTTTAGTAGCGGGTGCTTGTAGCATGGCAATTGGTGAGTTTGTTTCTGTTTATACTCAATATGACATTGAGATAGCTCAgataaaaagagaaagagaagctaataataataacaatgatgATGAAAGTAGTGAAAGGGAGAAATTGCCAAATCCATTTCAAGCAGCCCTAGCATCAGCACTTGCATTTTCTATTGGTGCAGTGATGCCATTGCTAGCAGCTGCATTTATAAAGAATCACAAAACCAGAATGGGTGTTGTTGCTGCTGTGGTTAGCTTTGCATTGTTGGTGTTTGGAGGAGTTGGTGCATTGGTTGGAAAAACTCCTTTGATGAGGTCTTGTGTTAGAGTTCTTATTGGAGGTTGGATGGCTATGGCCATTACTTTTGGTTTCACTAAATTGATTGGCAATACTGGACTTTGA
- the LOC25493305 gene encoding vacuolar iron transporter homolog 4 yields the protein MASQIGARTNGISPNNFEVEIPIHANSSLKVEKESNNIDYFQRAQWLRAAMLGANDGLITVASLMIGVGAIKEDIKVMLLAGFAGLVAGACSMAIGEFVSVYTQYDIEIAQIKREREANNNNNDDESSEREKLPNPFQAALASALAFSIGAVMPLLAAAFIKNHKTRMGVVAAVVSFALLVFGGVGALVGKTPLMRSCVRVLIGGWMAMAITFGFTKLIGNTGL from the coding sequence ATGGCCTCACAAATTGGAGCAAGAACTAATGGGATCTCACCAAACAATTTCGAGGTTGAGATCCCTATCCATGCTAATAGTTCTCTCAAAGTTGAAAAAGAGAGCAACAACATTGATTACTTTCAAAGGGCACAATGGCTTAGAGCAGCCATGTTAGGAGCCAATGATGGACTAATCACCGTTGCATCGTTGATGATTGGTGTTGGAGCTATAAAAGAAGACATCAAAGTAATGCTCCTAGCTGGTTTCGCTGGTTTAGTAGCTGGTGCTTGTAGCATGGCAATTGGTGAGTTTGTTTCTGTTTATACTCAATATGACATTGAGATAGCTCAgataaaaagagaaagagaagctaataataataacaatgatgATGAAAGTAGTGAAAGGGAGAAATTGCCAAATCCATTTCAAGCAGCCCTAGCATCAGCACTTGCATTTTCTATTGGTGCAGTGATGCCATTGCTAGCAGCTGCATTTATAAAGAATCACAAAACCAGAATGGGTGTTGTTGCTGCTGTGGTTAGCTTTGCATTGTTGGTGTTTGGAGGAGTTGGTGCATTGGTTGGAAAAACTCCTTTGATGAGGTCTTGTGTTAGAGTTCTTATTGGAGGTTGGATGGCTATGGCCATTACTTTTGGTTTCACTAAATTGATTGGCAATACTGGACTTtga
- the LOC25493306 gene encoding vacuolar iron transporter homolog 4 — protein sequence MASQLGTKTIGSSPNNFEVEIPIHANSSLKVEKESNNIDYFQRAQWLRAAMLGANDGLITVASLMIGVGAIKEDIKVMLLAGFAGLVAGACSMAIGEFVSVYTQYDIEIAQIKREREANNNNNDDESSEREKLPNPFQAALASALAFSIGAVMPLLAAAFIKNHKTRMGVVAAVVSFALLVFGGVGALVGKTPLMRSCVRVLIGGWMAMAITFGFTKLIGTTGL from the coding sequence ATGGCCTCACAACTTGGAACAAAAACTATTGGAAGCTCACCAAACAATTTCGAGGTTGAGATCCCTATCCATGCTAATAGTTCTCTCAAAGTTGAAAAAGAGAGCAACAACATTGATTACTTTCAAAGGGCACAATGGCTTAGAGCAGCCATGTTAGGAGCCAATGATGGACTAATCACCGTTGCGTCGTTGATGATTGGTGTTGGAGCTATAAAAGAAGACATCAAAGTAATGCTCCTAGCTGGTTTCGCTGGTTTAGTAGCGGGTGCTTGTAGCATGGCAATTGGTGAGTTTGTTTCTGTTTATACTCAATATGACATTGAGATAGCTCAgataaaaagagaaagagaagctaataataataacaatgatgATGAAAGTAGTGAAAGGGAGAAATTGCCAAATCCATTTCAAGCAGCCCTAGCATCAGCACTTGCATTTTCTATTGGTGCAGTGATGCCATTGCTAGCAGCTGCATTTATAAAGAATCACAAAACCAGAATGGGTGTTGTTGCTGCTGTGGTTAGCTTTGCATTGTTGGTGTTTGGAGGAGTTGGTGCATTGGTTGGAAAAACTCCTTTGATGAGGTCTTGTGTTAGAGTTCTTATTGGAGGTTGGATGGCTATGGCCATTACTTTTGGTTTCACCAAATTGATTGGCACCACTGGACTTTGA
- the LOC25493307 gene encoding vacuolar iron transporter homolog 2, with product MAVGTICDSESLNKVITIPNPTKEMEEKQIKIKENCKTSDIDYWQRAQWLRAAVLGANDGLVSVASLMMGVGAVKTDSATMLVAGFAGLIAGACGMAIGEFVSVYTQYEVEIGQMMRDLGTSDRKEKELEIELEKRRSLPNPLQAAAASAFSFSIGGLVPLLSGSFIRVYKIRIIAIMAIASLALVVFGGVGAMLGKTPKVKSSIRFLLGGWMAMAITFGLTKLLAHCSGLDLEI from the coding sequence ATGGCCGTTGGTACAATATGTGATTCTGAGTCACTAAACAAAGTAATCACAATTCCAAATCCTACAAAGGAAATGGAagaaaagcaaataaaaatcaaagaaaattgtaAAACTTCAGATATTGATTATTGGCAAAGGGCTCAATGGCTTCGCGCAGCCGTATTAGGAGCTAATGATGGATTAGTTTCTGTTGCTTCACTAATGATGGGTGTAGGAGCTGTTAAAACAGACAGTGCAACAATGTTAGTCGCGGGTTTTGCGGGATTAATTGCAGGAGCATGTGGTATGGCAATAGGAGAATTTGTTTCTGTGTACACACAATATGAAGTTGAAATTGGTCAAATGATGAGAGATTTAGGAACAAGTgatagaaaagagaaagaattgGAGATTGAGTTGGAGAAAAGAAGATCATTGCCTAATCCATTGCAAGCTGCTGCAGCTTCTGCATTCTCATTTTCTATTGGTGGTTTGGTTCCTTTACTTAGTGGTTCATTTATAAGAGTTTATAAGATTAGGATTATTGCGATTATGGCAATAGCTAGTTTGGCTTTGGTTGTGTTTGGAGGTGTTGGTGCTATGCTTGGTAAAACACCAAAGGTAAAATCTTCTATTAGGTTCCTTCTTGGTGGATGGATGGCTATGGCTATCACTTTTGGGTTAACCAAATTACTTGCACATTGTAGTGGTTTGGATTTGGAAATTTGA
- the LOC25493308 gene encoding pollen-specific leucine-rich repeat extensin-like protein 1, with amino-acid sequence MGNCGSNPKTNEGPEPVSVPEPAPVPITEEVKVGATEETPVEDNKSLNTLLNENVEEAKKPEEGKADAEEVKAEPKEEEPKTEEVKGQEEKPKTEETKIEA; translated from the exons ATGGGAAACTGTGGCAGCAACCCCAAGACTAATGAAGGACCTGAACCAGTGTCTGTGCCTGAGCCGGCGCCTGTACCTATAACTGAGGAGGTTAAGGTTGGTGCAACAGAGGAGACCCCTGTTGAAGATAACAAATCTCTAAACACCTTGCTCAATGag AATGTGGAGGAGGCAAAGAAGCCAGAAGAAGGCAAGGCTGACGCTGAGGAAGTGAAGGCTGAACCTAAGGAAGAAGAACCTAAGACTGAGGAAGTAAAGGGTCAAGAAGAGAAGCCAAAAACAGAAGAAACAAAGATTGAGGcctag